The Pecten maximus chromosome 6, xPecMax1.1, whole genome shotgun sequence DNA window ttttacATAATGTTGTATCAAAATTGAATGTGTTGGAGTCTAAATTTAAATCTTCCTTGCAGTTCCCAGGGTTGTGTTCATGCTTGAGCTTTGCACAGGAGATAACTTATCCAGAATGTTGTAACTCTTGAACTAGATAACTTATCCAGAACGTTGTAACTCTTGGACTTAGATAACTTATCCAGAATGTTGTAACTCTTGGACTTAGATAACTTATCCAGAACGCTGTAACTCTTGGACTAGATAACTTATCCAGAACGTTGTAACTCTTGGACTAGATTGGTAACATATAACCAACTCATTGTTACCTTTTAGATAACTGCCAGAATGTTCATGAgattaacattttttttgtttatttgaagtCTGGATACGTATTCAGACATGTACACATCTTTtctcatttgattttttttaacatgaattACACAGTAAAAATTTAAGGGATTAACTTTGGGCTAATATTTAAGACttttcaagtttttttcttAAAGACTAAACAACTAAGGAAATTTGCATTAAAACAGACTAATAGGCaaaacatataaaaattccattaaaatcttaattttgactcatttcaacaataaaatatgcTACCTTTTCTCAACAACTACACACCAGTTTGAGTGGTCAAACATGTTACTGACCACCCGAAGGCTGTGGACATGGTTAGTTATGAGCTCAATTAGTTCTCCTTCCCTAAACACATGGTAGTATCGAGACAGCTGTTTGACATCACATTCACCAGACGAGTCTTGGGACTCTGGCTTTTTGCCTGTTGATACACATTTTGGCTGGCAAGATTCTGTAGTATCATTACAGTACCCATTTAATGTTTGTAAAGATTTGCTTCTTATTCCAGTTTTGGTCTCAGTTGTTTTATCTTCAGCCaaaattgtctcccctttgGAGAACTCTCCAATCACAAATGATTGTCCATTGTTTCCTGAGAGGTCTTTGTCAGTTACCCTGCATAGTGATTCAAAGGCACCATACTGGTCACATGACCCATTGCTTGTAGTACAGTCATGTGATCCTCTCCTTAGATCACGTGATTTGATATGATTGGTTGGACCAGAATTCGAACTGAGATCCGAGCATCTGTTTTGATTGTCTTCACAGCATTGGAcagaattttcattttttgaagtACAAACAAAAGCATTCCCTGACATCTGACTTTGATATGATAAATTGTCTTTGTCTGAAGACATATGTCCATTTGATCCTTTATGATAAATGCGTGGCTTAGACTCTAAACCTTTTGAGTGACCATTGACTGAACTCTGTGATAAACCATTCTCTGGTTCATTGGCCATGGTAATCACACCACTGGTCACTTTTGCTTGACCATTGATGTCCAGTTCCCCTGTTATGTCCACACTATTCCTGTTACTAGGTCGACTACTCTGAGGAAACTCTCGAACAGCAAACCCTTCAAATTCGTCAAGACTTGTGCTAGTTGACAGATTTCCGAGGGCTCCATCTCCTCCGAAAGAATGAAGAAGCCAGTTTTCAACAGCTAGGGACTTTGATATCACGTCAGGAGATTCTAGAGGTTTAGGTGGAGGTTCTATATCAAATACCTTTTTTATTTTGGCTTTTATCAAGTTGAAAAATGATACTTCTTCTTTCTTTTCACTTTCTTTCTTAATCTCACTTTTTGAACtgtttattgatgttttgttaaTACTGTTTTCTGGGATTTGTTTATGTACCACAGAATGCAGGTCTCTACTCTTAACTTTTACATTTTTGGCTACATGACACTGTGAATGATATGCATTAATCGGCTCCACAATGGAGTCAGATGA harbors:
- the LOC117329102 gene encoding uncharacterized protein LOC117329102 translates to MPRPDIMGRRSSESLEQDHVYSVYDQIAPCFSEISQKAWPNVRRFLKRLQPGSLVADIGCGNGRYLHINKHIFKIGLDICCPLVESARKKGHEVLVADNLRLPFRSGLFDAVISVGVIHHISTTERRIEAVRELARILRPGGQMMLYVWAYEQKHRRFDGQDVLIPWHGGQKTSKSGLLPSCSDKDLSSVSSISEDESSADTSDFTFNDNTLQRTASETFKDTLKDTLQELDNVFWTDNTVPKVIIRRQRSNTLPNLHNGQGLLHPPEEKRKLVVNRSVLAEECRRIEASMKALSVSHNHQWYDGKSSDITGQGLEGDGEGSDITEDNDSHVLNVIHSTSYACKTRNISLNGHAKHQNSPSQKRVLTKLASTKTYLSSDSIVEPINAYHSQCHVAKNVKVKSRDLHSVVHKQIPENSINKTSINSSKSEIKKESEKKEEVSFFNLIKAKIKKVFDIEPPPKPLESPDVISKSLAVENWLLHSFGGDGALGNLSTSTSLDEFEGFAVREFPQSSRPSNRNSVDITGELDINGQAKVTSGVITMANEPENGLSQSSVNGHSKGLESKPRIYHKGSNGHMSSDKDNLSYQSQMSGNAFVCTSKNENSVQCCEDNQNRCSDLSSNSGPTNHIKSRDLRRGSHDCTTSNGSCDQYGAFESLCRVTDKDLSGNNGQSFVIGEFSKGETILAEDKTTETKTGIRSKSLQTLNGYCNDTTESCQPKCVSTGKKPESQDSSGECDVKQLSRYYHVFREGELIELITNHVHSLRVVSNMFDHSNWCVVVEKR